A genomic segment from Bosea sp. OAE506 encodes:
- a CDS encoding ABC transporter permease, which produces MNASRRLDPVLLLALPAVLYLAIVYGVPLMMLLGRSILVGGVPSLAPFIGFLSDPFSWTVIGNTLRIAVLVTLVCLLIGYPTALALARASGLAQALILVAIILPLSVGVVVKAFAWQIVLRRDGVVSQLMTGLGLWSEPQRLLFTEAGLVIGAANVFVPFMILPIYSVLKLVDPRLGEAAATLGASPLYRFFKVALPLSLPGIVTGIAFVFSMAASMYVIPNLLIGDRFQTLATLTGRSFLFMRNEQLGSTTAVVLLVLTVAVVVGSAALSKRLGGAS; this is translated from the coding sequence ATGAACGCGTCGCGACGCCTCGATCCCGTGCTGCTGCTGGCCCTGCCGGCGGTGCTCTATCTCGCCATCGTCTATGGCGTGCCGCTGATGATGCTGCTCGGCCGCAGCATTTTGGTCGGCGGCGTGCCCTCGCTGGCGCCGTTCATCGGGTTTCTGTCCGATCCCTTCAGCTGGACGGTGATCGGCAACACGCTGCGCATCGCCGTTCTCGTCACGCTGGTCTGCCTGCTGATCGGTTACCCGACGGCTCTCGCTCTGGCGCGGGCGAGCGGGCTGGCGCAGGCGCTGATTCTGGTGGCGATCATCCTGCCGCTCTCGGTCGGCGTCGTGGTCAAGGCCTTCGCCTGGCAGATCGTGCTGCGGCGCGACGGCGTGGTCTCGCAACTGATGACGGGCCTGGGCCTGTGGAGCGAGCCGCAGCGCCTGCTCTTCACCGAAGCCGGCCTCGTGATCGGTGCGGCGAATGTCTTCGTGCCCTTCATGATCCTGCCGATCTATTCGGTCCTGAAGCTGGTCGATCCGCGGCTCGGCGAGGCAGCGGCGACGCTCGGCGCTTCGCCGCTCTACCGCTTCTTCAAGGTCGCGCTGCCCCTCTCGCTGCCGGGCATCGTCACCGGGATCGCCTTCGTCTTCTCGATGGCGGCCTCTATGTATGTCATTCCCAACCTGCTGATCGGCGACCGTTTCCAGACGCTGGCGACGCTGACGGGACGCTCCTTCCTGTTCATGCGCAACGAGCAGCTGGGATCGACAACGGCGGTTGTCCTGCTCGTGCTGACGGTCGCGGTCGTGGTCGGCAGCGCCGCGCTCTCGAAACGGCTGGGAGGCGCGTCGTGA
- a CDS encoding allantoinase PuuE codes for MTYDRDLIGYGANPPNPQWPGGARIAINFVMNYEEGSEPSIQDGEGYTELGLTEANGLPTGVKGRDLAGEGMFAYGSRVGFWRLMRLFQERGLPMTVFGCALAIERNPDAAAAIRASGFDVCCHGWRWIKHYDLTEAEEREHIAKAIKSLEATVGERPLGWYCRYGPSVNTRRLVVEEGGFLYDSDAYDDELPYWKVVDGKPHLVVPYSLVNNDGKFGSGFFGTSNDYFDWHKDAFDMLYAEGATQPKMMSVGLHMRLIGHPARAAGLARFLDYVQKHENVWVTGRLDIAKHWAKTHPFQPA; via the coding sequence ATGACCTACGACCGCGACCTGATCGGCTACGGCGCCAACCCGCCCAACCCGCAATGGCCGGGCGGCGCCCGCATCGCGATCAACTTCGTGATGAACTACGAGGAAGGCTCCGAGCCCTCCATCCAGGACGGCGAGGGCTACACCGAGCTCGGCCTGACCGAGGCGAACGGCCTGCCGACCGGGGTCAAGGGCCGCGATCTCGCCGGCGAGGGCATGTTCGCCTATGGCAGCCGGGTCGGCTTCTGGCGGCTGATGCGGCTGTTCCAGGAGCGGGGACTGCCGATGACGGTGTTCGGCTGCGCGCTCGCCATCGAGCGCAACCCCGACGCCGCGGCCGCGATCCGTGCTTCCGGTTTCGACGTCTGCTGCCATGGCTGGCGCTGGATCAAGCATTACGACCTGACGGAGGCCGAGGAGCGCGAGCATATCGCCAAGGCGATCAAGTCCCTCGAAGCCACGGTCGGCGAGCGTCCGCTGGGCTGGTACTGCCGCTATGGGCCGAGCGTGAACACGCGTCGGCTCGTCGTGGAGGAGGGCGGTTTCCTCTACGATTCCGACGCCTATGACGACGAATTGCCCTACTGGAAGGTGGTCGACGGCAAGCCGCACCTCGTCGTGCCCTACTCGCTCGTCAACAATGACGGCAAGTTCGGCTCGGGCTTCTTCGGAACCTCGAACGACTATTTCGACTGGCACAAGGACGCCTTCGACATGCTCTATGCCGAGGGCGCGACGCAGCCCAAGATGATGTCGGTCGGCCTGCATATGCGCCTGATCGGCCACCCTGCCCGCGCGGCGGGCCTCGCGCGCTTCCTCGACTATGTCCAGAAGCATGAGAATGTCTGGGTGACCGGCCGGCTCGACATTGCGAAGCACTGGGCGAAGACGCATCCTTTCCAGCCGGCCTGA
- a CDS encoding polysaccharide deacetylase family protein: MSDRDFRGYGDTPPTIRWPSDARLAVSVVVNVEEGAELSIGQGDERNESVYEVVEEITGVRDLCMESHFEYGPRAGWPRIRALLKQYGVAATLNANGRAVALSPWLVQEAVADGHEVAAHGWRWERHAHMDEAQEREAIARAVAAITDAAGTPPVGWHTRSATSLNTRRLLREHGGFLYDSNAYNDDLPFLVDVEGAEHLVLPYAFDTNDMRFQRGGGFVFGDDFARYCIDAFDRLYEEGGTAPRMMSVGLHLRIIGRPGRIGGLERFLAHAASKPGVWFARRDAIARHWLAEWGRG, translated from the coding sequence GTGAGCGACCGCGACTTCCGCGGCTATGGCGACACCCCGCCCACGATCCGCTGGCCGAGCGACGCGCGGCTCGCCGTCTCCGTCGTGGTCAATGTCGAGGAGGGCGCGGAGCTCTCGATCGGCCAGGGCGACGAGCGCAACGAGAGCGTCTACGAGGTGGTCGAGGAGATCACCGGCGTGCGCGATCTCTGCATGGAGTCGCATTTCGAATATGGCCCGCGCGCCGGCTGGCCGCGCATCCGCGCGCTGCTGAAGCAGTACGGCGTGGCGGCGACGCTGAACGCCAATGGCCGCGCCGTCGCGCTCTCACCCTGGCTGGTGCAGGAGGCGGTGGCCGACGGGCACGAGGTCGCCGCCCATGGCTGGCGCTGGGAGCGCCACGCCCATATGGACGAGGCGCAGGAGCGCGAGGCGATCGCGCGCGCCGTGGCGGCGATCACGGACGCTGCCGGCACGCCGCCGGTCGGCTGGCACACGCGCTCGGCGACCTCGCTCAACACCCGCCGGCTGCTGCGCGAGCATGGCGGCTTTCTCTATGATTCCAACGCCTACAATGACGACCTTCCCTTCCTGGTCGATGTCGAGGGCGCTGAGCATCTGGTGCTGCCCTATGCCTTCGACACCAACGACATGCGCTTCCAACGGGGCGGCGGCTTCGTCTTCGGTGACGATTTCGCCCGTTACTGCATCGACGCCTTCGACCGGCTCTACGAAGAGGGCGGCACGGCGCCGCGCATGATGTCGGTGGGCCTGCATCTGCGCATCATCGGCCGGCCCGGACGGATCGGCGGGCTCGAGCGCTTTCTGGCGCATGCGGCGTCGAAGCCCGGCGTCTGGTTCGCGCGGCGCGACGCGATCGCGCGGCACTGGCTGGCGGAGTGGGGTAGAGGGTGA
- a CDS encoding polysaccharide deacetylase family protein gives MTHRDLEGYAGAWPDFTWPNGRRLAISVVINFEEGAELQVGDGDARSESMGEVMSIVPAGKRDQGQEQIFGYGTRAGLWRMLDALDDSAIRSTIFFCGRAVERSPALAKAVVARGHEPAVHGWRWRPHADYETAEAEAADIDACVATITAATGVTPVGFFCRGGESPWTRELLAQRGFLYTSNGFDDDLPYWDRAPGRPPLLVVPYALDSNDMKFFHPNGFVRSREMVEYVTDALDVLEAEAARGLPRLLNLGFHLRIVGRPARFAAFRDIMCLLAARRDRLWIAGRAEIARAFIAAVPESP, from the coding sequence ATGACCCACCGCGACCTCGAAGGCTATGCCGGCGCCTGGCCGGACTTCACCTGGCCCAATGGCCGGCGGCTCGCCATCTCCGTCGTGATCAATTTCGAGGAGGGTGCGGAGCTTCAGGTCGGCGATGGCGATGCGCGCTCGGAGAGCATGGGCGAGGTGATGAGCATCGTGCCCGCCGGCAAGCGCGACCAGGGTCAGGAGCAGATCTTCGGCTACGGCACGCGCGCCGGGCTCTGGCGCATGCTCGACGCGCTCGACGACAGCGCCATCCGCTCGACGATCTTCTTCTGCGGCCGCGCCGTCGAACGCTCGCCAGCGCTGGCGAAGGCGGTGGTGGCGCGCGGCCATGAGCCGGCGGTGCATGGCTGGCGCTGGCGCCCCCATGCCGATTACGAGACGGCAGAGGCGGAGGCTGCCGACATCGACGCCTGCGTCGCCACCATCACAGCCGCGACCGGCGTCACGCCCGTCGGCTTCTTCTGCCGCGGCGGAGAGAGCCCCTGGACGCGGGAGCTTCTGGCGCAACGCGGCTTTCTCTACACCTCCAACGGCTTCGACGACGACCTGCCCTATTGGGATCGCGCGCCTGGGCGCCCGCCCTTGCTCGTCGTGCCCTATGCGCTCGACAGCAACGACATGAAGTTCTTCCATCCGAACGGCTTCGTCCGATCCCGCGAGATGGTCGAGTACGTCACCGACGCGCTGGACGTGCTGGAGGCGGAGGCCGCGCGCGGCCTGCCGCGGCTGCTCAATCTCGGCTTCCACCTGAGGATCGTCGGGCGCCCGGCGCGGTTCGCCGCCTTTCGCGACATCATGTGCCTGCTGGCGGCCCGGCGCGACCGACTCTGGATCGCGGGCCGTGCCGAGATTGCGCGCGCCTTCATCGCCGCCGTGCCGGAGAGCCCCTGA
- a CDS encoding ABC transporter permease, with the protein MAAAAAASGGVPGARVDWRLAAPLGLTYLAFFAAPFAILLGISFYADAEQTRLGLDSWTKFYGDAFYRKVIFDTLKLGVFAVLATTLLAYPLALVFRASGPRVQRLLIFIILMPLLTSVVIRTFAWIVILAREGVLNQTLMGLGLTATPLNLLQTELGLVIALTQIEMPLMLLPLLTIMNQMDQNLVDASRALGASKWRTFFRVILPLTLPGWIAGATLVFASATTAFISQSVIGGARLVYLPSLIWQQSMVVYNWPFAAVASLTLLFTVLAGIMALGWLGRFARTS; encoded by the coding sequence ATGGCTGCAGCGGCCGCCGCGAGCGGTGGCGTTCCGGGGGCCAGGGTCGACTGGCGCCTCGCGGCGCCGCTCGGCCTGACCTATCTCGCCTTCTTCGCCGCTCCCTTCGCGATCCTGCTCGGCATCAGCTTCTATGCCGATGCCGAGCAGACGCGGCTGGGGCTCGATTCCTGGACCAAGTTCTACGGCGATGCCTTCTACCGGAAGGTGATTTTCGACACGCTCAAGCTCGGCGTCTTCGCCGTGCTGGCCACCACGCTGCTGGCCTATCCGCTCGCGCTGGTCTTCCGGGCGTCGGGCCCGCGCGTGCAGCGGCTGCTGATCTTCATCATCCTGATGCCGCTCCTGACCTCGGTCGTGATCCGCACCTTCGCCTGGATCGTCATCCTGGCGCGCGAGGGCGTGCTCAACCAGACGCTGATGGGGCTCGGCCTGACGGCGACGCCGCTCAACCTGCTGCAGACCGAACTCGGCCTCGTCATCGCGCTGACGCAGATCGAGATGCCGCTGATGCTGCTGCCGCTTCTGACCATCATGAACCAGATGGACCAGAACCTGGTCGATGCCTCGCGCGCGCTCGGCGCCTCGAAATGGCGGACCTTCTTCCGGGTCATCCTGCCGCTGACGCTGCCGGGCTGGATCGCCGGCGCGACGCTGGTCTTCGCCTCGGCGACGACCGCCTTCATCTCGCAATCCGTCATCGGCGGAGCGCGACTGGTCTATCTGCCCTCGCTGATCTGGCAGCAGTCGATGGTGGTCTACAACTGGCCCTTCGCGGCGGTCGCCTCGCTGACGCTGCTGTTCACGGTGCTCGCCGGCATCATGGCGCTCGGTTGGCTCGGCCGCTTCGCCCGGACGAGCTGA
- a CDS encoding ABC transporter permease yields MTAIERIASAVVWTLAAFTVVFLLTPLVVTVLVSFGSSAVFTLPAPSWSLRWYQALGRSRELWPVVATSVQLAALSTAIALGLGTLCAIGLLRGQFRGRDGIVTFLVSPLMLPGLVIGIAMLESFRAAGLRDVWLSLILAHVVITLPYVVRTVYAALSLFDFTLIDAARTLGLSYPKAVLKVLVPSLAPAFLTSGMFAFLASMDNYPISIFFTDAWTKTLPIQMLQYVEESPDPTIAAISALLILLAAAVLVVGDRLVGLRRMADL; encoded by the coding sequence GTGACGGCCATCGAGCGCATCGCCTCGGCCGTCGTCTGGACGCTGGCCGCCTTCACGGTGGTCTTCCTGCTGACGCCACTCGTCGTCACCGTGCTGGTGTCGTTCGGATCGAGCGCCGTCTTCACGCTGCCGGCGCCGAGCTGGTCGCTGCGCTGGTACCAGGCGCTAGGCCGTTCGCGCGAGCTCTGGCCGGTGGTCGCGACCTCGGTGCAACTCGCGGCGCTGTCCACCGCGATCGCGCTCGGGCTCGGCACGCTCTGCGCCATCGGCCTGCTGCGCGGCCAGTTCCGCGGGCGCGACGGCATCGTCACCTTCCTGGTCTCGCCGCTGATGCTGCCGGGCCTCGTTATCGGCATCGCGATGCTGGAGAGCTTCCGGGCGGCGGGCCTGCGCGACGTTTGGCTGAGCCTGATCCTGGCCCATGTCGTGATCACGCTGCCTTACGTGGTGCGCACCGTCTATGCGGCGCTGTCGCTGTTCGACTTCACGCTGATCGACGCCGCCCGCACGCTCGGGCTGTCCTATCCGAAGGCCGTGCTGAAGGTGCTGGTGCCCTCGCTGGCGCCGGCCTTCTTGACTTCGGGAATGTTCGCTTTCCTGGCGTCGATGGACAATTATCCGATCTCGATCTTCTTCACCGACGCCTGGACCAAGACCTTGCCCATCCAGATGCTGCAATATGTCGAGGAAAGCCCTGATCCGACGATCGCGGCGATCTCCGCGCTCTTGATCCTGCTCGCCGCCGCCGTGCTCGTCGTCGGCGACCGGCTGGTGGGCCTGCGCCGGATGGCCGATCTCTAA
- a CDS encoding peptidase, whose translation MPKPDLIVALGDARYLIERPFGCWPQNAGFVTDVTVDARGHVFVMLRHDPLTQPDDPRVIELSPEGEYLGGWGGDLIADSHMLTVDAQGRLLCVDRDMHEIVICSVTGERLGGLGQRGEPLSPFNHPTDVHVSAWGDIYVADGYAASRIHRFSAYGVHLQSWGEHGSGEGQFGWPHALWTHADGRVVVVDRTHNRVQVFDRNGQHLATWSHFRDPVAIWGDEDGNTYVTDTQPTLQKIGPHGERLGRCRPFLNGAHGIYGMPGGDILLAESNPSRLTRLRLLD comes from the coding sequence TTGCCCAAGCCCGATTTGATCGTCGCCCTCGGCGATGCCCGCTACCTGATCGAGCGGCCCTTCGGCTGCTGGCCGCAGAATGCCGGCTTCGTCACCGATGTGACGGTCGATGCCCGGGGGCATGTCTTCGTCATGTTGCGGCACGACCCGCTGACTCAACCTGACGATCCGCGCGTCATCGAGTTGTCGCCGGAGGGGGAGTATCTCGGCGGCTGGGGCGGCGACCTGATCGCCGATTCCCACATGCTCACCGTCGATGCGCAGGGGCGTCTCCTCTGCGTCGATCGCGACATGCACGAGATCGTCATCTGTTCGGTGACCGGCGAGCGCCTCGGCGGCCTCGGTCAGCGCGGCGAACCGCTCTCGCCCTTCAATCACCCGACCGACGTGCATGTCTCGGCCTGGGGCGACATCTATGTCGCCGATGGCTATGCCGCGAGCCGCATCCACCGCTTCTCGGCCTACGGCGTCCATCTCCAGAGCTGGGGCGAGCACGGCTCGGGCGAGGGCCAGTTCGGCTGGCCGCACGCGCTCTGGACCCATGCCGATGGCCGCGTCGTCGTCGTCGACCGCACACATAACCGCGTCCAGGTCTTCGACCGCAACGGCCAGCACCTCGCGACCTGGAGCCATTTCCGCGATCCCGTCGCGATCTGGGGTGACGAGGACGGCAACACCTATGTCACCGACACGCAGCCGACCCTGCAGAAGATCGGCCCCCATGGCGAGCGGCTCGGCCGCTGCCGGCCGTTCCTCAATGGCGCGCACGGTATCTACGGCATGCCGGGCGGCGACATCCTCCTGGCCGAAAGCAATCCCAGCCGCCTGACGCGACTGCGGCTGCTGGATTGA
- a CDS encoding aspartate/glutamate racemase family protein, producing the protein MRLLLINPNTNAGTTSMMRAIAQAAAPAGTMIDAMSAPYGVPLITNEEALAQSAKAVQALTGTITTTPPDGVIIAAFGDPGLAALRLRLSCPVTGIAEAGMAEAGTGRRPFAVVTTTPDLVASITGLAQAYGHEKTFRGVALTKGDVHAIMADHATLVEALAEACAEAIETMGAQALLIGGGPLGQAAQSLNLRFSVPVIAPIPAAVRLAQKRVSRGH; encoded by the coding sequence ATGCGCCTGCTGCTGATCAACCCCAACACCAATGCCGGCACCACCAGCATGATGCGCGCCATTGCCCAGGCGGCGGCGCCGGCCGGTACCATGATCGACGCGATGAGCGCGCCCTATGGCGTGCCGCTCATCACCAATGAGGAGGCGCTGGCCCAGTCGGCCAAGGCGGTGCAGGCGCTGACGGGAACGATCACCACCACCCCGCCGGACGGTGTCATCATTGCCGCTTTCGGCGATCCCGGCCTGGCGGCGCTGCGGCTTCGCCTCTCCTGCCCGGTCACCGGCATCGCCGAGGCCGGCATGGCCGAGGCCGGGACGGGCCGGCGGCCCTTCGCGGTGGTGACGACGACGCCCGATCTCGTCGCCTCGATCACCGGGCTGGCGCAGGCCTATGGCCATGAGAAGACCTTCCGGGGCGTCGCGCTGACCAAGGGCGATGTCCACGCGATCATGGCCGATCACGCCACGCTGGTGGAGGCACTGGCCGAGGCCTGCGCGGAGGCGATCGAGACCATGGGCGCGCAGGCGTTGCTGATCGGCGGCGGCCCGCTCGGCCAGGCGGCGCAATCACTCAATCTGCGGTTTTCGGTGCCGGTGATCGCTCCGATCCCCGCGGCGGTGCGGCTGGCGCAGAAGCGGGTTTCGCGGGGGCATTGA
- a CDS encoding ABC transporter permease: MQRSTPGDVAYTWIIGLLAGLGILILIGPVLVVIATSFTTSQTLKFPPPGLSLRWYGELFNPARSAQIHTAALNSLWVAGLATAIGGVLAVLAALAISRVARPSARVLEASFLSPLVLPTLSYGLAALMFFSVLGIRPSLNLLIAGHLVVIAPFVFRTTLASLSQLDPALLEASANLGASRLYGFRRITLPLIAPGIAAGCFLAFISSMDNVPVSLFLSTARTAMLPIRMWGMMETTLDVRIAAIAGVLILATLILMIVMDRLTGLTRRMSG; this comes from the coding sequence ATGCAGCGCTCCACCCCCGGCGACGTCGCCTACACCTGGATCATCGGCCTGCTCGCAGGGCTCGGCATTCTCATCCTGATCGGGCCGGTGCTGGTCGTGATCGCGACCTCCTTCACGACGTCGCAGACGCTGAAATTCCCGCCGCCCGGCCTGTCGCTGCGCTGGTATGGCGAATTGTTCAACCCGGCCCGCTCGGCCCAGATTCACACCGCCGCGCTGAACAGCCTCTGGGTCGCCGGCCTCGCCACCGCCATCGGCGGCGTGCTCGCCGTGCTCGCGGCGCTGGCGATCTCACGGGTCGCGCGGCCCTCGGCGCGCGTGCTGGAGGCGAGCTTCCTGTCGCCGCTGGTGCTGCCGACCCTGTCCTACGGCCTCGCGGCGCTGATGTTCTTCTCGGTGCTCGGCATCAGGCCCTCGCTCAACCTGCTGATCGCGGGCCATCTCGTGGTGATCGCGCCCTTCGTCTTCCGCACCACGTTGGCGAGCCTGTCGCAGCTCGATCCGGCGCTGCTCGAGGCCTCCGCCAATCTGGGTGCGAGCCGCCTCTACGGCTTCCGCCGGATCACCCTGCCGCTGATCGCGCCGGGCATCGCGGCAGGCTGCTTCCTCGCCTTCATCTCCTCGATGGACAATGTCCCGGTCTCGCTCTTCCTCTCGACCGCGCGCACGGCCATGCTGCCGATCCGGATGTGGGGGATGATGGAGACGACGCTGGACGTCCGCATCGCCGCCATCGCCGGCGTGCTGATCCTGGCGACGCTGATCCTGATGATCGTGATGGACCGCCTGACCGGCCTGACGCGGCGGATGAGCGGGTGA
- a CDS encoding extracellular solute-binding protein: MTQINRRDLLAGAGALGLASLLPMRASAAGSLTAAIYPGTWEEAYRGVVAPALKKSAGIDVAFDSLFAVDQVAKVRAARGVPPFDCFVLDPGPAAAAMAAGLFEPIDASKLANGPKVPAGLITSHGVTCNAQVVGIAYNPKKFATPPKGWADLFKSPYVERLGLTGFQTTFGTVSIIEMAKVFGGSATNVEPVFAELKKAVSKAAAVAAPAAMPGLFQQGQIDIMYTNTNTVATLKGRGVDIEFIKPETGAITFQTTLHIVKGADNVASAYKYIDAAISSEVQAELQKQPYNMVPINKDVKLVETLDIKSLDELATMVTHDWTVINPQRAAWIERFNKEITK, from the coding sequence ATGACACAGATCAACCGTCGAGATCTCCTGGCCGGCGCAGGCGCGCTCGGCCTGGCGTCGCTCCTGCCGATGCGCGCCAGCGCCGCCGGCAGCCTCACTGCCGCGATCTATCCCGGCACCTGGGAAGAGGCCTATCGCGGCGTCGTCGCGCCCGCGCTGAAGAAGAGCGCCGGCATCGACGTCGCCTTCGACTCGCTGTTTGCCGTTGACCAGGTCGCCAAGGTGCGTGCCGCGCGCGGCGTGCCGCCCTTCGACTGCTTCGTGCTCGATCCCGGCCCCGCTGCGGCCGCGATGGCCGCCGGCCTGTTCGAGCCGATCGACGCCTCCAAGCTCGCCAATGGCCCGAAGGTGCCGGCCGGGCTGATCACGTCGCATGGCGTAACCTGCAACGCACAGGTCGTCGGCATCGCCTACAACCCGAAGAAGTTCGCGACCCCGCCCAAGGGCTGGGCCGACCTGTTCAAGAGCCCCTATGTCGAGCGGCTGGGCCTTACCGGCTTCCAGACCACCTTCGGCACGGTCTCGATCATCGAGATGGCGAAGGTGTTCGGCGGCTCCGCCACCAATGTCGAGCCGGTCTTCGCCGAGCTGAAGAAGGCTGTGTCGAAGGCGGCTGCGGTCGCCGCGCCCGCCGCCATGCCCGGGCTGTTCCAGCAGGGGCAGATCGACATCATGTACACCAACACCAACACGGTCGCGACGCTGAAGGGTCGTGGCGTTGATATCGAGTTCATCAAGCCCGAGACCGGCGCGATCACCTTCCAGACCACGCTGCACATCGTTAAGGGCGCCGACAACGTCGCCAGCGCCTACAAGTATATCGATGCCGCGATCTCGTCCGAGGTCCAGGCCGAGCTGCAGAAGCAGCCCTACAACATGGTCCCGATCAACAAGGACGTGAAGCTGGTCGAGACGCTCGACATCAAGTCGCTCGACGAACTCGCGACGATGGTCACGCATGACTGGACGGTGATCAACCCGCAGCGCGCCGCCTGGATCGAGCGCTTCAACAAGGAAATCACCAAGTAG
- a CDS encoding amidohydrolase family protein yields MTTRIIWGGTLLTGFDAAGEPVLLQDAGVACKAGTILATGPLADLKAAYPDAPITGGRDFAITPGFVNAHHHVGLTPLQLGSPDHPLELWFASRIALRDVDLYADTLFSAFEMIESGVTTVQHLHSRAPGTPADILAAAEKVISAYRDIGMRASYSMALRDQNRLVYEADQDFVAGLPEELRPAASAFFQRFTVPLSDQVAVFEELLARHGNGDRIRIQIAPANLHWLSEEALDVTGELQRRTGLPVHMHVLETPYQKAYARKRTGGSALAHLDRLGLLGPHFTIGHGVWMSEADIELAADRGVCICHNCSSNFRLKSGVAPVNRFLARGIPVAIGIDEAGINDDRDMLQEMRLVLRAHREPGIDAPHPSAAQVLRMATEGGARTTPLAGRIGRLEPGMAADLVMFDWPAVTYPYQDDGLGFVEVLVQRAKTKAVHSVMIAGEFVYRERRFTRLDRDAVLAGLAEALAKPKTPAERDRIALSQALLPHVRRFYDGYLDGQGDEPFYRPSGRF; encoded by the coding sequence ATGACCACGCGGATCATCTGGGGCGGGACGCTCCTGACCGGCTTCGACGCGGCGGGTGAGCCGGTCCTGCTGCAGGACGCTGGTGTCGCCTGCAAGGCGGGGACGATCCTTGCGACCGGGCCGCTCGCCGATCTCAAGGCGGCCTATCCCGACGCCCCCATCACGGGCGGGCGCGACTTCGCGATCACACCCGGCTTCGTCAACGCGCATCACCATGTCGGCCTGACGCCGCTGCAGCTCGGTTCGCCCGACCACCCGCTGGAGCTCTGGTTCGCCAGCCGCATCGCGCTGCGCGATGTCGATCTCTATGCCGACACGCTGTTCTCCGCCTTCGAGATGATCGAGAGCGGCGTCACCACCGTGCAGCACCTCCACAGCCGCGCGCCGGGAACGCCGGCCGATATTCTCGCCGCCGCCGAGAAGGTCATCAGTGCCTATCGCGACATCGGCATGCGCGCGTCATATTCGATGGCGCTGCGCGACCAGAACCGGCTCGTCTACGAGGCCGACCAGGATTTCGTCGCAGGCCTGCCCGAAGAACTGCGCCCGGCCGCGAGCGCCTTCTTCCAGCGCTTCACCGTTCCGCTTTCCGACCAGGTCGCGGTCTTCGAGGAATTGCTGGCGCGCCATGGCAACGGTGACCGCATCCGCATCCAGATCGCGCCCGCCAACCTGCACTGGCTCTCGGAGGAGGCGCTCGACGTCACCGGAGAGTTGCAGCGCCGCACCGGGCTGCCGGTCCATATGCATGTGCTGGAGACGCCCTATCAGAAGGCCTATGCCCGCAAGCGCACGGGCGGCTCGGCGCTCGCCCATCTCGACCGGCTCGGCCTGCTTGGCCCGCATTTCACCATCGGCCACGGCGTCTGGATGAGCGAGGCCGATATCGAGCTCGCCGCCGATCGCGGGGTCTGCATCTGCCACAATTGCAGTTCGAATTTCCGGCTGAAGAGCGGCGTCGCGCCGGTGAACCGCTTCCTCGCCCGCGGCATTCCCGTCGCCATCGGCATCGATGAGGCCGGCATCAATGACGACCGCGACATGCTGCAGGAGATGCGGCTCGTTCTGCGCGCCCATCGTGAGCCGGGCATCGACGCTCCCCACCCGTCGGCGGCGCAGGTGCTGCGCATGGCGACCGAAGGCGGCGCGCGCACGACTCCTCTCGCCGGCCGCATCGGGCGTCTGGAGCCCGGCATGGCGGCGGACCTCGTGATGTTCGACTGGCCGGCGGTGACCTATCCCTATCAGGACGACGGCCTCGGCTTCGTCGAGGTGCTGGTCCAGCGCGCCAAGACGAAGGCCGTCCACAGCGTCATGATCGCCGGCGAATTCGTCTATCGCGAGCGCCGCTTCACGAGGCTCGACCGCGACGCCGTTCTGGCCGGCCTGGCCGAGGCGCTGGCGAAGCCGAAGACGCCGGCCGAGCGGGACCGCATAGCCCTCTCGCAGGCGCTGCTGCCGCATGTCCGCCGCTTCTATGACGGCTATCTCGACGGGCAGGGCGACGAGCCCTTCTACCGCCCGAGCGGGCGGTTTTGA